The following are from one region of the bacterium genome:
- a CDS encoding NAD-dependent epimerase/dehydratase family protein — MNVLVTGGAGFIGSHLAEALVAAGHRVRVLDNLSTGSLENLSGVRSALDFREGDVLDPASAAAAVEGVDAVLHQAALPSVPRSFSAPVETTAVNCGGTLSMLEASRRAGVSRFVFASSSSVYGDAPVAVKDESLEPAPISPYAVSKLSGEIFCRIYRKTYGMATVALRYFNIFGPRQDPASQYSAVIPKFIAAVREGEKPSIYGDGTQSRDFTFVENVVAANLAALNAPEEVWGSACNIACGNEVSLLELLDELGNLAGRPIDFRFEPPRPGDVLHSRADIGRARRLLGYVPAVEFKEGLRRTWDFFSRGDFGRTLVQGDDDECSLA, encoded by the coding sequence GTGAACGTCCTGGTAACCGGCGGCGCCGGGTTCATCGGCTCCCACTTGGCCGAAGCCCTGGTCGCGGCGGGGCACCGGGTAAGGGTTCTGGACAACCTCTCCACCGGTTCCCTCGAAAACCTCTCCGGTGTCCGCTCCGCTCTTGATTTCCGGGAAGGCGACGTCCTCGATCCCGCCTCTGCCGCCGCCGCGGTCGAAGGCGTCGACGCGGTTCTGCACCAGGCCGCGCTACCCTCCGTCCCCCGCTCTTTCTCCGCTCCGGTGGAGACGACGGCCGTCAACTGCGGAGGGACCCTGAGCATGCTCGAAGCGTCCCGGCGTGCCGGCGTGTCCCGTTTCGTCTTCGCCTCCAGCTCCTCCGTCTACGGGGACGCCCCGGTCGCGGTCAAGGACGAGAGCCTGGAGCCGGCGCCGATAAGTCCCTATGCCGTCAGCAAGCTCAGCGGAGAAATATTCTGCCGCATCTACCGCAAGACGTATGGGATGGCGACGGTGGCCCTGCGTTACTTCAATATCTTCGGCCCCCGCCAGGATCCGGCCTCCCAGTATTCCGCCGTCATTCCCAAGTTCATCGCCGCCGTCAGGGAAGGGGAAAAGCCGTCGATTTACGGCGACGGTACCCAGTCGCGGGATTTCACCTTCGTCGAAAACGTGGTCGCCGCCAATCTGGCGGCCTTGAACGCTCCCGAAGAGGTGTGGGGAAGCGCCTGCAACATCGCCTGCGGGAACGAGGTCTCCCTTCTGGAGTTGCTCGACGAGCTTGGGAATCTGGCCGGGCGCCCCATCGATTTTCGCTTCGAGCCGCCCCGTCCCGGCGATGTTCTTCATTCCCGGGCCGATATCGGGCGCGCCCGCCGGCTCTTGGGGTACGTCCCCGCGGTAGAATTTAAGGAAGGCCTGCGCCGGACCTGGGATTTTTTCTCCCGGGGTGATTTCGGTCGAACCCTTGTTCAAGGAGATGACGATGAGTGTTCCCTTGCTTGA
- a CDS encoding DegT/DnrJ/EryC1/StrS family aminotransferase — protein sequence MSVPLLDLQAQYREYRDSLEPVVLEVLRSGRYIKGPKVDELEKELADYCGTSRAVGCASGTDAILLALMALGVGPGDEVITTPYTFFATGGCISRLGAKPVFIDIDPRTYNLNPELIEPAVTSRTRAIIPVHLYGQCADMDPILDTASRHGIPVIEDAAQAIGARYRGRRAGSMGVMGCFSFFPSKNLGCCGDGGVITTDDAGLAERLVILREHGAQPKYYHRVIGINSRLDALQAAIVLVKLPYLEAWHEGRRRNAAYYDRELAGLPLTTPFILPGCESIYNQYVIRTGKRDALKSFLKDRGIGTEIYYPVPLHLQDCYSDLGYGERSLPEAERAAEETLALPIYPQLVPEQLDEVVNAIREFFA from the coding sequence ATGAGTGTTCCCTTGCTTGATCTACAGGCTCAGTACCGGGAATACCGGGACTCGCTCGAGCCCGTCGTTCTGGAAGTGCTTCGCAGCGGGCGCTATATCAAAGGCCCTAAAGTCGACGAACTCGAAAAGGAACTGGCGGACTATTGCGGAACTTCCCGCGCCGTGGGCTGCGCTTCCGGGACCGACGCCATTCTTCTGGCCCTTATGGCCCTCGGCGTCGGGCCCGGTGACGAGGTTATCACCACCCCGTACACCTTCTTCGCCACCGGGGGGTGCATATCCCGCCTCGGAGCGAAGCCGGTCTTTATCGACATCGACCCCAGGACGTATAACCTGAACCCGGAATTGATCGAGCCCGCCGTGACTTCACGGACCAGGGCGATCATACCCGTGCACCTCTACGGGCAGTGCGCCGACATGGATCCGATCTTGGATACGGCCTCCCGTCACGGTATTCCGGTGATCGAGGATGCCGCCCAGGCGATCGGCGCCCGCTATCGGGGCCGTCGGGCCGGCTCCATGGGGGTGATGGGTTGTTTCAGTTTTTTCCCTTCCAAGAACCTGGGGTGCTGCGGGGACGGAGGCGTGATCACAACCGACGACGCCGGATTGGCGGAACGACTCGTCATCCTTCGCGAGCACGGCGCTCAGCCCAAATACTACCATCGGGTCATCGGCATCAACAGCAGGCTGGACGCCCTGCAGGCCGCGATCGTCCTGGTCAAGCTGCCCTACCTGGAGGCATGGCACGAAGGACGACGCCGCAATGCCGCATATTACGACCGGGAACTTGCCGGCCTTCCTTTGACGACCCCCTTCATTCTTCCCGGTTGCGAAAGCATCTATAACCAGTATGTCATCCGGACCGGGAAGCGCGACGCTCTGAAAAGCTTCCTCAAAGACCGGGGTATCGGCACCGAGATTTATTATCCGGTTCCGCTTCACCTCCAGGACTGTTATTCCGATCTGGGGTACGGGGAGCGATCTCTTCCCGAGGCCGAACGTGCCGCGGAAGAGACGCTGGCTCTTCCCATCTACCCGCAGCTCGTTCCGGAACAGCTGGACGAAGTCGTGAACGCGATCCGGGAATTTTTCGCCTGA
- a CDS encoding uracil-DNA glycosylase, translated as MIPPGDNPVRIARDAKAFLLQLEEEGLEWVPSRRRESSRRRSRKLATPSLRDRYLELRDRARACASCRLSETRRNVVFGEGKMGEGVFIIGEGPGATEDATGRPFVGRAGALLDKMLAAVGLSRRDVYITNIVKCRPPGNRDPNPDEIIACWPLLEAQLDLLRPRVVLALGAPAARTLLDTKRGIGSLRGRFHDFNGIPLLPIYHPAYILRSYTVENRRKVMDDLELLRAFLDKPRD; from the coding sequence ATGATCCCGCCCGGCGACAATCCGGTCAGGATTGCCCGGGACGCAAAAGCGTTTTTGCTGCAACTCGAGGAAGAGGGTCTGGAATGGGTGCCGAGTCGGCGCCGGGAGTCCTCCCGGCGCCGCAGCCGCAAGCTTGCTACCCCCTCTCTCCGGGACCGTTACCTGGAACTGCGCGACCGGGCCCGGGCCTGCGCCTCCTGTCGTTTGAGCGAAACCCGCCGGAACGTGGTTTTCGGCGAAGGAAAGATGGGGGAGGGGGTCTTCATTATCGGAGAAGGTCCAGGCGCCACGGAGGACGCGACCGGCCGGCCGTTCGTCGGCCGCGCCGGCGCGCTTCTGGACAAGATGCTGGCCGCCGTGGGGCTTTCCCGCCGGGACGTGTACATCACCAACATCGTCAAATGCCGCCCCCCGGGGAACCGCGACCCCAACCCTGATGAAATCATCGCCTGCTGGCCCCTGCTGGAAGCGCAGCTGGACCTGCTCCGGCCCCGGGTCGTCCTCGCCCTCGGCGCCCCGGCCGCCCGCACCCTTCTCGACACCAAGCGCGGTATCGGCAGCCTGCGGGGCCGTTTCCACGACTTCAACGGGATTCCCCTCCTGCCGATCTACCACCCCGCCTATATACTCCGCAGTTATACCGTGGAAAATCGGCGCAAGGTCATGGACGACCTCGAGCTGCTGCGGGCCTTTCTCGACAAACCGCGGGATTGA
- the priA gene encoding primosomal protein N', which yields MTKTGADNRDDSLLADVYLPLGRGLILTYRVPSGREGRAAVGRAVAAGIGRRESGGFIVDLRRGIPETGARDLIEISDEAAVFSRDTVTLAKLVSEYYLCSVPRALGTMLPSSIRRGRRSSTVAVAVPAVSREEALEAALNLEARAPRQAAVLRRLAESGEALPAPALLEAAGGGYGALKALEKKGLIRLEAREKDDPSPSEPVPTRPLPLTEEQTAAFSEIEAALAADRFRVFLLHGITGSGKTEIYLQAIGRVLARGRRAMILVPEISLTPQTGERFRARFGEGVAIMHSGLSDGERRRQWLRACRGDARIVLGPRSAVFAPLPDLGLIVVDEEHETSYKQSDASPYYHARDVAVLRAKVAGIPVVLGSATPSLESYYRAREGTYRLLRLRTRPLESTLPRVRIVDMRREREGRRGGGPFSDGLLQAMAACLSEAGQCIIFINRRGYDTAVVCRACGHVIRCRHCSVALIHHRQRRRLICHLCGFSIVPPAVCPQCGAADLAMKGLGTERVEDQLGRYFKGIPVERMDTDTVGARGSHREYLERFRRGKTRILVGTQMIAKGLDYPGVTLVGVVFADTGLNLADFRASEYTFQLLTQVAGRSGRRERPGEVVIQTYAPYHPALLAAARQDYEGFYEKEIRFRGELGFPPFTRLVSLMVLSRNPNRALVLAERVAELLRPRLPGEVEMLGPSPPPIERVRGRYRIQLLLKTREILPVNRVVAEVLKDIEAPRDVRIEVDVDPVSML from the coding sequence ATGACGAAGACGGGCGCAGACAACCGTGATGACTCCCTGTTGGCGGACGTGTATCTGCCCCTGGGGCGCGGTCTGATCCTGACGTACCGGGTCCCTTCCGGCCGTGAAGGCCGGGCCGCGGTCGGCCGGGCCGTGGCCGCGGGGATCGGGCGCAGGGAATCCGGGGGATTTATCGTCGACCTTCGCCGGGGTATTCCGGAAACCGGGGCGCGGGATCTGATCGAAATCTCCGATGAAGCCGCGGTTTTCTCCAGGGATACGGTGACCCTGGCGAAACTGGTTTCCGAGTATTATCTCTGTTCGGTCCCCCGCGCCCTGGGAACCATGCTCCCCTCCTCCATCCGCCGCGGCCGCCGCTCTTCCACGGTGGCCGTGGCGGTCCCGGCGGTAAGCCGGGAGGAAGCCCTGGAAGCGGCGTTGAACCTGGAGGCCAGGGCTCCCCGTCAGGCGGCCGTGCTGCGGCGTTTGGCCGAATCCGGCGAAGCTTTGCCGGCCCCGGCCCTGCTGGAAGCCGCCGGAGGGGGATACGGAGCGCTCAAAGCCCTGGAAAAGAAAGGATTGATCCGGCTCGAAGCCCGGGAAAAAGATGATCCTTCCCCCAGCGAGCCGGTTCCGACCCGGCCCCTGCCCCTGACCGAGGAACAGACCGCCGCCTTCTCCGAGATCGAGGCGGCCCTCGCCGCCGACCGGTTCCGGGTTTTCCTTCTCCATGGGATCACGGGTTCGGGGAAAACCGAAATCTATCTTCAGGCCATCGGCCGCGTTCTCGCCCGGGGGCGCCGGGCCATGATCTTAGTCCCCGAAATATCGCTGACCCCCCAGACCGGCGAGCGGTTCCGCGCCCGGTTCGGGGAGGGGGTAGCGATCATGCACTCGGGGCTTTCGGACGGCGAGCGCCGCCGGCAGTGGCTTCGGGCCTGCCGGGGCGACGCCCGGATCGTTCTCGGACCTCGGTCGGCCGTGTTCGCCCCCCTCCCCGATCTTGGTCTGATCGTGGTCGACGAAGAACATGAAACTTCCTACAAACAGTCCGATGCCTCTCCTTACTACCACGCCCGCGACGTCGCCGTCCTCAGGGCCAAGGTGGCCGGGATTCCGGTCGTTCTGGGGTCGGCGACGCCGTCCCTGGAGAGCTACTACCGGGCCCGCGAAGGCACGTACCGGCTTCTCCGGCTGCGGACGCGCCCCTTGGAGAGCACTCTGCCGCGGGTAAGAATCGTGGACATGCGCCGGGAGAGGGAAGGGCGCCGTGGCGGCGGCCCTTTTTCCGACGGGCTTCTCCAGGCCATGGCCGCCTGTCTGAGCGAAGCGGGACAGTGCATCATCTTCATCAACCGGCGGGGGTACGACACCGCCGTGGTCTGCCGCGCCTGCGGACACGTCATCCGCTGTCGCCATTGTTCCGTAGCCTTGATCCACCACCGGCAGCGGCGGCGCCTGATCTGTCACCTCTGCGGTTTTTCGATCGTCCCGCCCGCCGTCTGCCCCCAGTGCGGCGCCGCCGACCTGGCCATGAAAGGGTTGGGAACGGAACGGGTGGAGGACCAGCTCGGGCGCTATTTCAAGGGAATCCCGGTGGAACGCATGGACACCGACACCGTCGGGGCTCGGGGCTCGCACCGGGAATACCTGGAACGTTTCCGCCGCGGAAAGACCAGGATATTGGTGGGCACCCAGATGATCGCCAAAGGGCTGGATTATCCCGGGGTGACTCTGGTCGGCGTGGTCTTCGCCGATACCGGTTTGAATTTGGCGGATTTCCGCGCTTCCGAATATACTTTTCAGCTTCTGACCCAGGTCGCGGGCCGCTCGGGCCGCCGGGAACGGCCGGGGGAAGTCGTCATCCAAACCTATGCCCCCTATCACCCGGCCCTTCTCGCCGCCGCCCGCCAGGATTATGAAGGGTTTTACGAGAAGGAGATCCGGTTCCGCGGAGAACTGGGATTCCCCCCGTTCACCCGCCTCGTCAGCCTCATGGTCCTTTCGCGCAATCCGAACCGCGCTCTGGTTCTGGCGGAGCGCGTAGCCGAACTGCTCCGGCCCCGGCTGCCCGGGGAAGTGGAGATGCTGGGGCCCTCTCCTCCGCCGATCGAGCGCGTGCGGGGCCGTTACCGCATCCAGCTTCTGCTGAAAACCCGGGAGATCCTCCCCGTCAATCGCGTGGTCGCGGAAGTGCTGAAGGACATCGAAGCGCCCCGGGACGTCCGGATCGAGGTCGACGTCGACCCCGTCTCCATGCTGTGA